The following are from one region of the Chloroflexota bacterium genome:
- a CDS encoding ester cyclase, producing MSQEGNKIIVRRFITEVLDKGNMSVLDQLCAPNYVNRATGQGVDSLKQLSGLMKTAIPNFHLTVENLVAEGDEVVARFTYTGTYTGSVMGSKPTGKTFSVRGMTYYRLADGKIVEDDPISNQDLSQLLGIPLPMQNQV from the coding sequence ATGTCACAAGAAGGTAACAAGATCATCGTGCGACGTTTCATTACAGAAGTTCTTGACAAGGGAAATATGTCAGTGTTAGACCAACTTTGCGCTCCCAACTACGTGAACCGTGCAACCGGACAGGGCGTTGATTCTTTAAAGCAATTGAGCGGACTGATGAAAACGGCTATCCCCAACTTTCATCTTACGGTCGAGAACCTGGTGGCGGAAGGAGACGAGGTTGTGGCGCGCTTTACCTACACTGGAACTTATACAGGTTCAGTCATGGGTTCCAAGCCAACCGGCAAAACCTTTTCTGTACGAGGTATGACATATTATCGTCTCGCGGATGGGAAAATTGTGGAAGATGACCCCATTTCAAACCAAGATTTATCACAATTGCTTGGCATCCCGTTGCCCATGCAAAATCAGGTGTGA